The following are encoded together in the Janthinobacterium sp. Marseille genome:
- a CDS encoding YgiQ family radical SAM protein, whose product MSRAEMDKLGWDSCDVILVTGDAYIDHPSFGMALVGRLLESQGFRVGIISQPDWLSAEPFRALGKPNLYFGITAGNMDSMVNRYTSDRKIRSDDAYTPHGEPNKRPDRAVTVYAQRAREAYPGINIVIGSIEASLRRIAHYDYWSDKVRRSVLPDSKADILIFGNAERALVDLTHRVAAGEPISSIRDLRGTAFMVPPGWKPTPEWAEANSTRVDTPGKVEPHPDPYEMKMKDPEGCKTENAAPPEPAVKVIKIMSREERREAEREVRNKTVVRLPAYEVVKDDPVLYAHASRVFHLESNPGNARAMVQAHGERDVWLNPPPLPLAMDEMDGVYDMNYARAPHPSYGKARIPAWEMIRFSVNIMRGCFGGCTFCSITEHEGRIIQSRSEPSILREIELIRDKVKGFTGTISDLGGPTANMYRLACKDKRIEESCRRLSCVYPSICSNLGTDHSKLIQLYRKARAIPGIKKILVSSGLRYDLAVRSPEYVKELVSHHVGGLLKIAPEHSEEGPLSKMMKPGMGAYDKFKELFEKYSKEAGKEQYLIPYFIAAHPGTTDEDMLNLALWLKKNNFRLDQVQTFMPTPMALATTMYHTRKNPLRKVSEDSEAVETVRTGKIRKLHKAFLRYHDPENWEILREGLQRMGRSDLIGSGEHHLVPRHAAPSRAIIAAEHRRETPGPNQLAKKFGQNKPRPGAAVVRTPVARNKGTTVAARPARKATTVSNRGGRK is encoded by the coding sequence ATGTCACGTGCAGAAATGGACAAACTGGGCTGGGACAGTTGCGACGTGATCCTGGTGACCGGCGATGCCTACATCGACCATCCCAGCTTCGGCATGGCGCTGGTCGGACGCTTATTGGAATCGCAGGGTTTCCGCGTCGGCATCATCAGCCAGCCGGACTGGCTGTCGGCAGAACCTTTCCGTGCGCTGGGCAAACCCAATCTGTATTTCGGCATCACCGCCGGCAATATGGATTCGATGGTCAATCGCTATACCTCGGACCGCAAGATCCGTTCGGACGATGCCTACACGCCGCACGGCGAACCGAACAAGCGCCCGGATCGCGCCGTCACCGTCTATGCGCAACGCGCACGTGAAGCCTATCCCGGTATCAATATCGTCATCGGCAGCATCGAAGCCAGCCTGCGCCGTATCGCACATTACGATTACTGGTCGGACAAGGTCCGCCGTTCGGTACTGCCCGATTCCAAAGCCGATATCCTGATCTTCGGTAATGCGGAACGGGCACTGGTCGACCTCACGCATCGCGTCGCGGCCGGCGAACCGATTTCATCGATACGCGATTTGCGTGGCACCGCCTTCATGGTGCCACCGGGCTGGAAGCCGACGCCGGAATGGGCCGAAGCCAATTCAACCCGCGTCGATACACCGGGCAAGGTCGAGCCGCATCCTGATCCATATGAAATGAAGATGAAGGATCCGGAAGGCTGCAAGACTGAAAATGCCGCGCCGCCGGAACCTGCCGTCAAGGTCATCAAAATCATGAGCCGCGAAGAGCGCCGTGAAGCTGAACGTGAAGTACGCAACAAAACCGTAGTGCGCCTGCCCGCATATGAAGTGGTCAAAGATGACCCGGTGCTGTATGCGCATGCATCACGTGTCTTCCATCTGGAATCAAATCCCGGCAATGCCCGTGCGATGGTGCAGGCACACGGCGAACGCGATGTCTGGCTGAATCCGCCACCGCTGCCATTGGCGATGGATGAAATGGATGGCGTGTACGACATGAACTATGCACGCGCACCGCATCCGAGCTACGGCAAGGCACGCATCCCGGCATGGGAAATGATCCGCTTCTCGGTCAACATCATGCGCGGCTGCTTCGGCGGCTGCACCTTCTGCTCCATCACCGAGCATGAAGGCCGCATCATCCAGAGCCGCTCCGAACCATCCATCCTGCGCGAAATTGAATTGATACGCGACAAGGTCAAAGGCTTCACCGGCACCATTTCCGATCTTGGTGGACCGACCGCGAATATGTATCGCCTCGCCTGCAAGGACAAGCGCATCGAAGAATCCTGCCGTCGCCTGTCTTGCGTCTATCCGAGCATTTGTTCCAACCTCGGCACCGACCACAGCAAATTGATCCAGCTGTATCGCAAGGCGCGCGCCATTCCCGGCATCAAAAAAATTCTGGTCAGTTCCGGCCTGCGTTATGACCTCGCGGTGCGTTCGCCTGAATACGTCAAGGAACTGGTATCGCATCATGTCGGTGGCTTGCTGAAAATCGCGCCCGAGCATTCGGAAGAAGGCCCGCTGTCGAAGATGATGAAACCGGGCATGGGTGCTTACGACAAGTTCAAGGAATTGTTTGAAAAGTATTCGAAGGAAGCCGGCAAGGAACAATACCTGATCCCTTACTTCATCGCGGCGCATCCCGGCACCACCGATGAAGACATGCTGAACCTGGCGCTGTGGCTGAAGAAAAACAACTTCCGCCTCGACCAGGTACAAACCTTCATGCCTACGCCGATGGCTTTGGCAACTACCATGTACCACACGCGCAAGAATCCTTTGCGCAAGGTCAGCGAAGATTCCGAAGCGGTCGAGACGGTACGTACCGGCAAGATCCGCAAGCTGCACAAGGCTTTCCTGCGTTATCACGATCCGGAAAACTGGGAAATCCTGCGCGAAGGCTTGCAACGCATGGGACGCAGCGACCTGATAGGCAGCGGTGAACACCATCTGGTCCCGCGCCATGCAGCACCGTCACGCGCCATCATCGCCGCCGAACACCGGCGCGAAACGCCGGGCCCGAACCAATTGGCGAAGAAATTCGGCCAAAACAAGCCCCGCCCGGGCGCAGCCGTGGTCCGTACCCCGGTCGCACGCAATAAGGGCACTACCGTCGCCGCCAGGCCGGCACGCAAGGCAACGACAGTCAGCAACCGTGGCGGCCGCAAGTAA
- a CDS encoding rRNA pseudouridine synthase: MVDSIRLSKRVAEALACSRREAEQYIEGGWVSVDGKVIEEPGHRVDPQQAIVLSPDATLVAVDPVTILLHKPAGMDAAAALQCITPENLYAEDRSGIRFLKKHTVDLKPTDSLESLASGLLVFTQDWHVARKLVDDAAGIEQEYIAEVSGTLVANGLALLNHGLSMNRKPLAPVKVSWQNETRLRFAGKGIQRGQIPYMCEQVGLTLVGLKRIRMARMPMAALPVGQWRYLKGYERF; the protein is encoded by the coding sequence ATGGTCGACTCTATCCGCCTTTCCAAACGCGTTGCCGAAGCGCTTGCCTGTTCGCGCCGCGAAGCCGAGCAATACATCGAAGGCGGTTGGGTCAGCGTGGATGGCAAGGTCATCGAAGAACCCGGCCATCGGGTTGATCCGCAACAGGCCATCGTTTTGTCGCCGGATGCAACGCTGGTCGCGGTGGACCCCGTCACTATCCTGTTGCACAAGCCGGCCGGCATGGATGCGGCGGCTGCGCTGCAATGCATTACGCCGGAAAACCTGTATGCGGAAGATCGTTCCGGCATTCGTTTCCTGAAAAAACACACTGTCGACCTGAAGCCTACCGATAGCCTGGAAAGCCTGGCCAGCGGTTTGCTGGTATTCACGCAGGATTGGCATGTGGCGCGCAAGCTGGTCGACGATGCCGCCGGCATAGAGCAGGAATACATTGCCGAAGTCAGCGGTACGCTGGTTGCCAACGGCCTGGCTTTGCTCAACCATGGCTTGAGCATGAACCGCAAGCCCTTGGCACCCGTCAAGGTCAGCTGGCAAAACGAAACGCGCCTGCGTTTCGCCGGCAAAGGCATACAGCGCGGCCAGATCCCGTATATGTGTGAGCAAGTTGGTCTGACACTGGTCGGCCTCAAACGCATACGCATGGCGCGCATGCCGATGGCGGCTTTGCCGGTCGGGCAATGGCGCTACCTGAAGGGCTATGAACGGTTTTGA